In Bacteroidales bacterium, one DNA window encodes the following:
- a CDS encoding rhomboid family intramembrane serine protease: protein MNKDNKVFKSMIFPMFLVLTIWIVEYIEVSYDLNFISYGIIPRTKEGLIGIITSPFIHANLSHLVSNSIPLFLMLWALFYFYYEIAFLIFILLFFMTDILVWIFARDASHIGASGLVYATGSFLFFSGIIRRSTKLLAISLLITFMYGGMIWGIFPKFYPPDISWEAHLMGAISGFIIAIIFRKKGPQREKYDWEDEDDNEE, encoded by the coding sequence ATGAATAAGGATAACAAGGTATTTAAAAGCATGATTTTTCCGATGTTCCTTGTTTTAACAATATGGATTGTTGAATACATTGAGGTTTCGTATGATTTAAATTTTATAAGTTATGGAATTATACCTCGTACAAAAGAAGGATTAATAGGGATAATAACATCTCCTTTTATTCATGCCAATTTATCGCATTTGGTATCAAATTCCATCCCCTTGTTTTTAATGCTTTGGGCGTTGTTTTATTTTTATTATGAAATTGCATTCCTGATTTTTATTTTGCTGTTTTTTATGACCGACATTCTTGTGTGGATTTTCGCAAGAGATGCAAGTCATATCGGGGCAAGCGGATTGGTTTATGCCACCGGTTCTTTTTTGTTTTTCAGCGGTATTATCAGAAGAAGTACAAAATTGCTTGCAATTTCTTTGCTTATAACTTTTATGTATGGAGGAATGATTTGGGGAATTTTTCCTAAATTTTATCCTCCCGATATTTCATGGGAAGCCCATTTAATGGGAGCAATTTCAGGCTTTATTATTGCAATTATTTTTAGAAAAAAAGGACCGCAACGCGAAAAATATGATTGGGAAGATGAAGATGATAATGAAGAATAG
- the recA gene encoding recombinase RecA, with the protein MAKEVNETSEKVKALNLTIDKLEKTYGKGTIMKLGDNAIEAVEVISTGSLSLDVALGVGGLPKGRVVEIYGPESSGKTTLALHAIAESQKKGGIAALIDAEHAFDRFYGQKLGVDVENLLISQPDNGEQALEIADNLIRSGAIDILVIDSVAALTPKSEIEGEMGDSKMGLHARLMSQALRKLTATISRTKCCCIFINQLREKIGIMFGNPETTTGGNALKFYASIRLDIRRISQIKEGEIAVGNRVKVKVVKNKVAPPFRIAEFDIIFGEGISKVGEIIDIGVDNNIIKKSGSWFSYKDTKLGQGRDAVKQIMNDNVELAEEIESKIKEVLAAKAN; encoded by the coding sequence ATGGCAAAAGAAGTAAATGAAACAAGCGAAAAAGTAAAAGCTCTTAATCTTACTATTGATAAACTCGAAAAAACTTATGGCAAGGGAACTATAATGAAATTGGGAGACAATGCGATTGAAGCGGTAGAAGTTATTTCCACGGGCTCGTTGTCACTTGATGTTGCATTAGGAGTTGGCGGATTACCAAAAGGAAGAGTAGTTGAGATATATGGTCCTGAATCGTCAGGGAAAACCACTCTTGCGCTGCATGCAATTGCAGAGTCGCAGAAGAAAGGCGGAATTGCAGCATTAATTGATGCCGAACATGCTTTCGATAGGTTTTACGGACAAAAGCTTGGCGTTGATGTTGAAAATCTTTTAATTTCCCAGCCCGATAACGGGGAACAAGCGCTGGAAATTGCCGATAATCTTATACGTTCCGGAGCAATTGACATTCTTGTAATTGACTCGGTTGCGGCACTTACACCTAAAAGCGAAATTGAAGGCGAGATGGGCGATTCAAAAATGGGACTTCATGCGCGACTTATGTCGCAGGCATTACGTAAGTTAACTGCTACTATCAGCAGAACAAAATGTTGTTGCATTTTCATCAACCAGCTTCGCGAAAAAATAGGGATTATGTTTGGCAATCCTGAAACAACAACCGGAGGAAATGCATTAAAATTTTATGCATCCATTCGTCTTGACATAAGAAGAATAAGCCAGATAAAGGAAGGTGAAATTGCTGTCGGTAACAGAGTAAAAGTTAAAGTTGTGAAAAATAAAGTTGCTCCTCCTTTCCGAATTGCAGAATTTGATATAATTTTTGGTGAAGGCATTTCCAAAGTTGGAGAAATAATTGACATTGGAGTAGATAATAACATAATCAAAAAAAGCGGTTCATGGTTTAGTTACAAAGACACCAAACTCGGACAAGGACGCGATGCCGTCAAGCAAATCATGAACGACAATGTAGAACTTGCAGAAGAAATTGAAAGTAAAATAAAAGAAGTTCTTGCTGCAAAAGCTAATTAA
- a CDS encoding tetratricopeptide repeat protein, whose protein sequence is MRNLFCVFILLFFISCGNNGKEKEKNRTNSKDTITAKFDDLNKKIEESPTNIDLYFERAKLYVLMQDAGKALEDMRKVLTVDTNKASYFYTLSDIYFMIGKAKASKSALEKCISLDPKNTDAILKLAELHFYFKEYPEAIECTSKALKVDKFLAKAYFIKGMIYKENGDTATSVKCFQITTDMDPKYFKAYEELGLLFFKKKNKLALDYFENALKINPKSIDIYYDVAMFYQETKNYKKAIETYFGLLQLDPKYKNAYYNIGYINLLFYKDYKEAINQFTKAIQVDSAYSEAYYMRGLSYEESGDKKNAYMNYLKANMLKTNFEEAIEGINRIEGHKKINPKKHK, encoded by the coding sequence ATGAGAAATTTATTTTGTGTTTTTATTTTATTATTTTTCATTTCCTGCGGAAATAATGGCAAGGAAAAAGAAAAAAACAGAACAAATTCCAAAGACACAATTACCGCAAAATTTGATGATTTAAATAAAAAAATAGAAGAAAGTCCTACCAATATTGATTTATATTTCGAGAGGGCAAAACTTTACGTATTAATGCAGGATGCTGGCAAAGCACTTGAAGATATGAGAAAAGTTCTTACTGTTGATACTAACAAAGCCAGCTATTTTTATACACTTTCCGATATCTATTTCATGATTGGTAAGGCAAAAGCATCTAAATCAGCTCTTGAAAAGTGTATTTCTCTTGACCCTAAAAACACTGATGCTATTTTAAAACTTGCTGAGCTGCATTTTTATTTCAAAGAATATCCCGAAGCTATTGAATGTACAAGCAAAGCGCTTAAAGTAGATAAATTTCTCGCAAAAGCATATTTTATAAAAGGAATGATATACAAGGAAAACGGTGATACCGCAACTTCAGTTAAATGCTTTCAGATAACAACCGATATGGACCCGAAGTATTTCAAGGCTTATGAGGAATTGGGGTTGTTATTTTTTAAAAAGAAAAATAAACTTGCTTTGGATTATTTTGAAAATGCGTTGAAAATAAATCCTAAAAGTATTGACATTTATTATGATGTCGCTATGTTTTATCAGGAAACAAAAAATTATAAAAAAGCTATAGAAACTTATTTTGGCTTATTGCAATTAGACCCGAAATATAAAAATGCTTATTACAATATCGGTTATATAAATCTTCTGTTTTATAAAGATTATAAGGAAGCGATAAATCAATTTACGAAAGCCATACAAGTTGATTCGGCATACTCAGAGGCATATTACATGAGAGGTTTATCGTATGAGGAATCGGGTGATAAAAAAAATGCTTACATGAATTATCTGAAAGCAAATATGCTTAAAACAAATTTTGAAGAAGCAATTGAAGGCATAAACAGAATCGAAGGACATAAAAAAATAAATCCAAAAAAGCATAAATAA
- the mtnP gene encoding S-methyl-5'-thioadenosine phosphorylase: protein MRKLGIIGGSGLENLNIFQNAKENEIDTPYGKPSSSILTGTIEGVEVAILSRHGRTHCIPPTQINNRANINALKQISCTHIFATTACGSLREEIGRGHIVFPDQFIDFTRHRAVSFHETFENGNLAHTPMAEPFSKELRNILCNKAKELKLKFHQAGTVITIEGPRFSTRAESNMFRLWNADIINMSTAPECILANEAGIPYAAIALSTDYDCWKTDEAPVTWEEVLKVFNRNIANVTDLLINVIKAFR, encoded by the coding sequence ATGAGAAAGCTTGGTATCATTGGTGGTTCAGGATTAGAAAATCTGAATATTTTTCAAAATGCAAAAGAAAATGAAATTGATACACCCTACGGCAAACCGAGTTCATCAATATTAACTGGTACTATCGAAGGAGTTGAAGTTGCCATACTTTCTAGGCATGGAAGAACACACTGCATTCCTCCAACTCAGATAAATAACAGAGCAAACATTAATGCGCTAAAGCAAATTTCCTGCACACACATTTTTGCAACAACCGCATGCGGAAGTTTAAGAGAGGAAATTGGCAGGGGACACATTGTTTTCCCCGACCAGTTTATTGATTTTACGCGACACCGCGCTGTTTCATTTCACGAAACATTTGAAAACGGCAATCTTGCCCACACTCCAATGGCAGAACCATTTTCAAAAGAGCTTAGAAATATTTTATGCAATAAAGCAAAAGAATTAAAATTAAAGTTTCATCAGGCAGGAACCGTAATAACAATAGAAGGACCGAGATTTTCAACAAGGGCGGAATCAAATATGTTCAGATTATGGAATGCAGATATTATAAATATGTCAACTGCTCCTGAATGTATTCTTGCAAATGAAGCCGGTATTCCTTATGCCGCTATCGCCCTCAGCACCGATTACGATTGCTGGAAAACCGATGAAGCACCCGTTACATGGGAAGAAGTTCTGAAAGTATTTAATCGGAACATCGCAAATGTTACTGATTTATTGATTAACGTGATTAAAGCATTCCGATAG
- the rplS gene encoding 50S ribosomal protein L19: MDKIKEIEDLLSEKKNLPAFKAGDTITVSYKIKEGAKERIQQFQGTVLQRKGTGLSKTFTVRKISGNVGVERIFPLNSPFIDEIEVNKRGKVRRAKIFYLRKLKGKSARIKEENI; this comes from the coding sequence ATGGATAAGATTAAAGAAATTGAAGATTTATTATCAGAGAAAAAAAACCTGCCCGCATTCAAAGCCGGAGATACAATTACCGTTTCTTATAAAATAAAGGAAGGTGCAAAAGAACGCATACAGCAATTTCAGGGAACCGTACTTCAAAGAAAAGGCACAGGATTATCAAAAACTTTTACAGTGAGAAAAATATCGGGCAATGTAGGTGTTGAAAGAATATTTCCCCTTAACTCACCGTTTATTGATGAAATTGAAGTCAACAAACGCGGTAAAGTGAGAAGAGCAAAAATATTCTATTTAAGAAAACTCAAAGGCAAAAGCGCCCGCATTAAAGAAGAAAATATTTAG
- the trmD gene encoding tRNA (guanosine(37)-N1)-methyltransferase TrmD, translated as MRIDILTIFPKLLKSPFEHSIIKRAIKKKIVRIYFHDIRDYSSTKHKQVDDYSYGGGAGMVMMVEPIAKCIENLKKKRKYDEVIFMTPDGDLLDQKTSNHLSTLKNIIILCGHYKGVDERIRENFITKEISIGKYVLSGGELPAAILCDAIIRIIPGVLSDETSALSDSFQDDLLSPPVYTRPSDYKGLKVPDVLLSGNDKEIQKWRSEKAIEKTKKRYPDLLKE; from the coding sequence ATGCGAATAGATATTCTCACAATATTTCCCAAACTTCTGAAAAGTCCTTTTGAACACTCAATCATTAAAAGGGCTATTAAAAAAAAAATAGTAAGAATTTATTTTCACGACATCAGGGATTATAGTTCGACCAAACACAAGCAAGTTGATGATTATTCTTATGGTGGGGGTGCAGGAATGGTAATGATGGTTGAACCAATTGCAAAGTGCATTGAAAATCTGAAGAAAAAAAGAAAATATGATGAAGTTATTTTTATGACACCCGATGGCGATTTGCTTGACCAGAAAACTTCAAACCACTTATCTACATTGAAAAATATAATCATACTTTGTGGTCATTACAAAGGTGTGGACGAAAGAATACGTGAGAATTTTATTACAAAAGAAATTTCGATAGGAAAATATGTCCTTTCGGGAGGTGAACTGCCGGCTGCAATTCTTTGCGATGCCATTATCCGCATAATTCCTGGAGTTTTATCAGACGAAACATCTGCTCTTAGTGATTCATTTCAGGACGATTTGCTATCCCCACCTGTTTATACACGTCCCTCCGACTACAAAGGGCTGAAAGTTCCCGATGTTTTGCTATCGGGCAACGATAAGGAAATCCAGAAATGGCGGTCTGAAAAAGCAATTGAAAAAACTAAAAAACGTTATCCCGATTTGTTAAAAGAATGA
- a CDS encoding universal stress protein, with protein sequence MKNTIEPDFLKKHFNKIAVAVTFSSRLEPIIAESGRLKKIADSEYYFIHVGHKTSEKEQILDELFKKYEFEKANIIWGTGNKVNAILDICESMKIELLIAGALSRETMLQYYIGSVARQIIRKSYCSVLLLSEPAISPRPYKRIAINFSEERDNETLALIGISIAVSHKSEKVFLTKETDANRFKLLLNKDLSEAELKETQKEIIKEENEVFDSLLKKIEKFDVGELDISSKLLYGKPGSEIRDFALENRVDFLVIHSPYKKLNLIDRIFQHDLEYLLENLPSDILMVHS encoded by the coding sequence ATGAAAAACACCATAGAACCTGACTTTTTAAAGAAACATTTTAATAAAATAGCTGTTGCGGTTACGTTCTCAAGCCGTCTGGAGCCAATAATTGCAGAATCGGGCAGATTAAAAAAGATTGCCGACAGCGAATATTATTTTATTCATGTAGGACATAAAACATCTGAAAAGGAACAAATACTTGATGAACTTTTTAAAAAATATGAATTTGAAAAGGCAAACATTATATGGGGTACTGGGAATAAAGTTAATGCAATACTTGATATTTGTGAAAGCATGAAAATCGAGCTTCTTATTGCCGGTGCATTATCAAGGGAAACAATGCTGCAATATTATATTGGTTCTGTAGCGAGGCAAATTATCAGAAAGTCATATTGCTCCGTTTTATTGCTCAGCGAACCTGCAATTTCACCACGTCCGTACAAAAGAATTGCAATAAATTTTTCAGAAGAAAGGGATAACGAAACTTTGGCTTTAATAGGAATTTCAATTGCTGTTTCTCATAAATCAGAAAAAGTTTTTCTGACAAAAGAAACAGATGCCAACCGTTTTAAATTGCTTCTTAATAAAGACCTTTCTGAAGCGGAACTTAAAGAAACCCAAAAAGAAATCATAAAAGAAGAAAATGAAGTTTTTGATAGTTTATTGAAAAAGATTGAAAAATTTGACGTAGGTGAATTGGATATTTCATCAAAACTACTTTATGGTAAACCGGGAAGTGAAATAAGAGATTTTGCTCTTGAAAACAGGGTGGATTTTCTTGTTATACATTCACCTTATAAAAAACTTAATCTGATTGACAGAATTTTTCAGCATGACTTGGAATATTTACTTGAAAACTTACCATCGGATATATTGATGGTTCATTCGTAA
- a CDS encoding cation:proton antiporter, with protein sequence MAKLEYTELITLLLQLSLMLIAARIFGEFARKLRQPVIVGEILAGVILGPSVLGTISPHSFNSIFPHIGGTPLALDGIISLSVILLLFIAGLEIELDLLWKYGKSALSISLLGVIIPLTVGFFVPYYYPGLFYITDDKQKIIFCLFFGTSLSITALPVIAKILIDLNLLKSKLGIPIISSAMIDDVIGWLIFSIILSHFKTTGKETTYFYTIILTIGFVLLMFIVGKRILDHFLPWINKHLAWPGGFLSLSLALCFLCAAFTEYIGIHAVFGAFVLGITLRDVSALNEKAKEIVYQFVNNVFAPLFFVSIGLKVNFVTNFDLQLVLIVIVLAFFGKIIGCGLGAYLSKHNLRESLAIGFAMNARGAMEIILGLLALQNKLIKESMFVAIVVMALFTSILAGPFMKLFLKKSSVLKPISPQNPTQLKLTIEETKE encoded by the coding sequence ATGGCGAAACTCGAATATACCGAATTAATAACACTATTGCTTCAGCTAAGTTTGATGCTGATTGCTGCCAGAATATTCGGTGAATTTGCACGAAAATTACGTCAGCCGGTTATTGTCGGAGAAATTTTGGCAGGCGTTATTTTAGGTCCTTCTGTTCTCGGTACAATTTCACCACACTCATTCAATTCGATTTTTCCACATATTGGCGGAACCCCGCTTGCTTTAGATGGAATAATTTCTTTGTCTGTAATTTTACTTTTGTTTATTGCAGGACTTGAAATAGAACTTGACTTATTGTGGAAATATGGAAAATCAGCATTATCTATAAGTTTATTAGGCGTGATTATTCCTTTAACAGTTGGTTTTTTTGTTCCTTATTATTATCCCGGATTATTTTATATAACAGATGATAAACAAAAAATTATTTTCTGCTTGTTTTTCGGAACTTCACTTTCCATTACCGCCTTGCCTGTTATAGCAAAAATTCTGATTGATTTGAATTTGTTGAAATCAAAATTGGGAATTCCGATTATTTCATCTGCAATGATAGATGATGTTATTGGATGGCTTATTTTTTCAATTATATTGTCGCATTTTAAAACAACAGGAAAAGAAACAACTTATTTTTATACAATAATTCTTACAATTGGATTTGTTCTTCTTATGTTTATTGTCGGCAAAAGGATTCTTGACCATTTTTTGCCATGGATAAATAAACATCTTGCATGGCCCGGAGGTTTTCTTTCACTTTCGCTCGCACTTTGTTTTCTTTGTGCTGCTTTTACCGAATATATAGGTATTCACGCTGTATTCGGTGCTTTCGTGCTTGGCATAACTTTGCGAGATGTTTCAGCTCTTAACGAAAAAGCTAAAGAAATCGTTTATCAGTTTGTAAATAATGTTTTTGCTCCGCTGTTTTTCGTTTCAATAGGATTAAAAGTGAATTTTGTTACAAATTTTGATTTGCAATTGGTTTTAATCGTTATAGTTCTTGCATTTTTCGGAAAAATAATCGGCTGCGGACTTGGAGCATATTTAAGCAAACATAATTTAAGGGAATCTTTAGCCATAGGATTTGCAATGAATGCAAGAGGTGCAATGGAAATTATACTCGGACTTCTCGCATTGCAAAATAAACTTATAAAAGAAAGTATGTTTGTTGCTATTGTTGTAATGGCTCTGTTTACAAGTATTTTAGCAGGTCCGTTCATGAAACTATTTCTGAAAAAATCATCGGTATTAAAACCAATATCTCCGCAAAATCCAACACAACTCAAGCTGACAATCGAAGAAACTAAAGAATAA
- a CDS encoding FtsX-like permease family protein — MNFSFFIAKRYIFSKKSHNIINVISLISVIGVMVGTMALIIVLSVFNGFESVVISLFNSFDPDIKITAKLGKTFNPHNIPIEKIKKINGVIFYTNILEENALLKYHDKQYIATIKGVESDFKKMSKLDTMIVGGSFTLESDSNNFAIVGQGIAYFLSLNLKDFSTPLSIYVPRRTKNIYNQMSAFNNLAILPTGVFSIQQDFDIKYVLVPLRFARRLLEYKEDITAIEIGLSKNTDKENVQKEIQKLVGSGFIVENRYQQHKLLYKVMKNEKWAVFLILSFILIIATFNIIGSLTMLILEKKKDAMILKSLGASNKLISRIFLIEGLMINLLGAIAGLALGALICIIQQKFGLIKIQATGTFVINTYPVELHIKDFIYVFITVFLIALLTSWYPIRQLRKSNFFDVKNLSTN, encoded by the coding sequence TTGAATTTTTCATTTTTCATAGCGAAGCGATATATTTTTTCAAAGAAATCACACAATATAATAAATGTTATTTCATTGATTTCAGTTATCGGAGTTATGGTAGGAACAATGGCTCTGATAATTGTTCTTTCTGTCTTCAACGGTTTCGAAAGTGTTGTGATTTCACTTTTCAATTCGTTCGACCCTGATATAAAAATTACTGCAAAACTCGGTAAAACATTTAATCCACATAATATACCGATTGAAAAGATTAAAAAAATTAATGGAGTTATTTTTTACACAAATATACTTGAAGAAAATGCACTTTTGAAGTACCACGACAAACAATACATTGCCACAATAAAAGGAGTTGAAAGTGATTTTAAGAAAATGAGCAAGCTCGATACAATGATTGTTGGCGGTTCATTTACACTTGAATCTGACAGCAACAACTTTGCTATTGTAGGACAGGGAATTGCATATTTTCTTTCTTTAAATTTAAAGGATTTTTCTACACCACTGAGTATTTATGTTCCGCGTCGAACAAAAAATATTTACAACCAGATGAGTGCTTTCAATAATCTGGCAATTCTTCCTACAGGAGTTTTTTCTATTCAGCAGGACTTTGACATAAAGTATGTTTTGGTTCCGCTTCGGTTTGCCCGCAGATTGCTCGAATACAAAGAAGATATTACTGCAATAGAAATTGGACTTTCAAAAAATACAGATAAGGAAAATGTACAAAAGGAAATTCAGAAATTAGTTGGCAGCGGATTTATTGTCGAAAATCGCTACCAGCAGCATAAATTGCTTTACAAAGTCATGAAAAATGAAAAATGGGCAGTGTTTCTTATTTTAAGTTTTATATTGATAATCGCCACATTTAATATTATCGGCTCGCTGACTATGCTCATACTTGAAAAGAAAAAAGATGCGATGATTCTTAAATCGCTTGGTGCAAGCAATAAATTAATAAGCAGAATATTTTTAATAGAAGGATTGATGATAAATTTGCTCGGAGCGATTGCCGGACTTGCTCTTGGTGCTTTAATCTGCATTATTCAGCAAAAATTCGGATTAATCAAAATTCAGGCAACCGGTACATTTGTTATAAATACTTATCCCGTAGAATTACACATAAAGGATTTTATATATGTTTTTATAACAGTATTTTTAATTGCTCTACTTACCTCATGGTATCCTATACGACAACTAAGAAAAAGCAATTTCTTCGATGTTAAAAATTTAAGTACGAATTAG
- a CDS encoding NAD kinase: MKIGIYGKNLNEKCRNNAVKLIEKLEKHKFGLFVYEPFYNLLLKKNKIKFSSKIIPFNSHLEIKNKIDFLFGIGGDGTILNTINLVYNSGIPIMGINTGRLGFLSSTSVEDCDKAIQCLIDKDYYLDKRTLLKLETENNLFRNENYALNDVTIQKKDISSMVNIHAYINGEFLNSYWADGLLVSTPTGSTAYSLSCGGPIVVPESKNFVINPIAPHNLNVRPIIIPDDKTITLKIEGKSKSFLICLDSRVETIDSKIELKITKANFCINLVRLKNQNFFSTIRNKLMWGMDKRN; this comes from the coding sequence ATGAAAATAGGCATATACGGGAAAAATTTAAATGAGAAGTGCAGAAATAATGCTGTTAAACTCATTGAAAAACTTGAAAAACATAAATTCGGGTTGTTTGTTTATGAGCCGTTTTATAACTTACTTTTAAAAAAAAATAAAATAAAATTTTCTTCGAAAATAATTCCTTTTAATTCACATTTGGAAATAAAAAATAAAATTGATTTTCTTTTCGGCATAGGTGGTGACGGAACTATACTAAATACCATAAATCTTGTTTATAATTCAGGAATTCCGATAATGGGAATTAATACCGGAAGATTGGGTTTTTTATCAAGTACATCCGTCGAAGATTGCGACAAAGCAATTCAGTGCCTCATTGATAAAGATTATTATCTTGATAAAAGAACACTTTTAAAACTTGAAACAGAAAATAATTTATTTAGAAATGAAAATTACGCTTTGAATGATGTTACAATTCAGAAAAAAGATATTTCGTCAATGGTAAATATTCACGCATATATAAATGGTGAATTTCTGAATTCGTACTGGGCTGACGGCTTATTGGTTTCAACTCCCACCGGCTCCACAGCGTACTCGCTAAGTTGCGGAGGACCGATTGTAGTGCCTGAATCAAAAAATTTTGTAATCAATCCTATTGCACCACATAACCTTAATGTGCGTCCCATAATAATTCCCGATGATAAAACAATAACTTTGAAAATTGAGGGAAAAAGTAAAAGTTTTTTAATTTGTCTCGATTCACGCGTTGAAACAATTGATTCAAAAATCGAATTAAAAATTACAAAAGCTAACTTTTGCATAAACCTTGTCAGATTAAAGAATCAGAATTTTTTTTCTACAATCCGTAATAAACTCATGTGGGGAATGGATAAAAGAAATTAA
- a CDS encoding (Fe-S)-binding protein, which produces MLKQTVFIITLIATIAAFTYSVSKIIALLNITKKAYPIKDIWKRIIMTINVAFSQSKIFRRPVIGFLHALVFWGFLVICVGSSEIIFDGVTGSEKVFSSWGIIYDIITTSGDIFGLLVLISIIVFLVRRVFMHIKRFYGIEMKKKFHTDANIALSIILLLMISLLSMNSSYITFTPSYDVVGTYPVSRFIAPYFHGMDFSVIYVINQVSWWTHILLVFFFANYLPYSKHFHVFMSIPNVFVSRLEPLGKLPNMENVTKEVKLMLDTSTAYSATAEAGAELSRFGVKDVEDGTWKNFADSLSCTQCGRCTSVCPANITGKKLSPRKILMDFRARMKEKGKFLLKDKKYTDNKSLLRDFISEEEIWACTTCNACAKECPVNINHPTLIVDLRRYLVMEEAKAPSGLNAIFANIENNGAPWQFSPQDRLLWANDLCMNKK; this is translated from the coding sequence ATGCTTAAACAAACTGTTTTTATCATCACGCTTATAGCTACAATTGCTGCTTTCACTTATTCTGTTTCAAAAATCATTGCTTTGCTTAATATTACAAAAAAAGCTTATCCGATAAAAGATATATGGAAGAGAATAATAATGACAATAAACGTTGCTTTTTCCCAGAGCAAAATATTCAGACGTCCGGTGATAGGTTTTTTACATGCCTTGGTATTCTGGGGATTTCTGGTGATTTGTGTGGGAAGCAGCGAAATTATTTTTGATGGTGTTACCGGAAGTGAAAAGGTTTTTTCTTCTTGGGGCATAATATATGATATCATCACGACATCGGGAGATATTTTCGGTTTGCTGGTTTTAATTTCAATTATTGTTTTTCTTGTCCGTCGCGTATTCATGCACATCAAGAGATTTTATGGCATTGAAATGAAAAAGAAATTTCACACCGATGCCAATATAGCATTGTCAATAATTTTGTTGCTTATGATTTCATTGCTAAGCATGAATTCCTCATATATCACTTTTACTCCGTCTTATGATGTTGTTGGAACATACCCTGTAAGCAGATTTATTGCACCTTATTTTCATGGTATGGATTTCAGTGTTATTTATGTGATTAATCAGGTAAGCTGGTGGACGCATATTTTACTAGTTTTCTTTTTTGCAAATTATCTTCCTTACTCAAAACATTTTCATGTTTTCATGTCAATACCGAATGTTTTTGTCAGCAGATTAGAGCCGCTTGGAAAATTACCGAATATGGAAAATGTTACAAAAGAAGTTAAATTAATGCTTGATACCTCAACTGCTTATTCAGCAACTGCTGAAGCAGGAGCAGAGCTATCGCGTTTTGGTGTTAAGGATGTTGAAGACGGAACATGGAAAAATTTTGCCGATTCGCTTTCATGCACGCAATGCGGAAGATGCACATCTGTTTGTCCGGCAAATATTACAGGAAAAAAACTTTCACCGCGAAAAATATTAATGGACTTCAGAGCAAGGATGAAAGAAAAAGGAAAATTTTTATTGAAAGATAAAAAGTACACAGACAACAAATCTTTGCTTAGAGATTTTATAAGCGAAGAAGAAATATGGGCTTGTACAACCTGCAATGCGTGTGCAAAGGAATGTCCAGTAAACATAAATCATCCTACATTAATTGTTGATTTGCGAAGATATCTTGTAATGGAAGAAGCCAAAGCACCAAGCGGATTGAATGCAATTTTTGCAAATATTGAAAACAATGGAGCACCTTGGCAATTTTCACCGCAGGACAGGTTGTTGTGGGCAAATGATTTGTGTATGAATAAGAAATAG